In a single window of the Neospora caninum Liverpool complete genome, chromosome VIIa genome:
- a CDS encoding SRS domain-containing protein has product MIGAGARKSVTQGVLVALVAFVCVGAAQASRNLEPNTCVLANNGAQLSLENQTRLALSVTQAGQQITFTCPDGAPLDPSRATVAGRYYAASADGKCLSSQNTLTLGNQVPGAYVSMVKGTGITATTYALFVPVLPPTAQTLCFLCSGKANHKQDCPIVVDVAARKAVRSSEGKSFFQEHICDGEGEKHISVVEPQALTLQCGTKTPTLDPTVKLAQVYTGADCSGKATLATEISGATLEEAKSKPEEQNQRTQTGYVLTVTQMPETTKQICLKCIGTDSPTPKETCTFKIAVGKNGGSASAGFGLSAVTGVAVSVFVLATASLIQ; this is encoded by the exons ATGATTGGAGCCGGCGCGAGAAAATCCGTGACGCAGGGCGtgctcgtcgccctcgttgCTTTCGTGTGCGTCGGTGCCGCCCAGGCCTCGAGAAATCTGGAACCAAATACATGCGTGCTAGCAAATAATGGCGCTCAACTTAGCCTAGAGAATCAGACACGCCTGGCACTTTCTGTCACGCAGGCTGGCCAGCAAATTACTTTCACATGCCCCGATGGTGCACCCCTCGACCCGTCCAGGGCCACTGTGGCGGGTCGGTACTACGCGGCGTCTGCTGACGGCAAGTGCCTGTCGTCACAGAACACACTGACACTGGGGAACCAAGTCCCTGGCGCCTACGTGAGTATGGTCAAAGGCACCGGCATAACCGCTACAACGTACGCGTTGTTCGTGCCCGTGCTGCCCCCGACGGCACAGACGCTCTGCTTCTTGTGCTCAGGCAAAGCAAACCACAAGCAAGACTGCCCCATCGTCGTCGACGTCGCTGCACGGAAAGCTGTCCGCTCCAGTGAAGGCAAGTCTTTCTTCC AGGAGCATATctgcgacggagaaggcgagaagcatATTTCTGTCGTGGAGCCGCAGGCACTCACTTTGCAGTGCGGCACAAAGACTCCAACATTGGATCCCACTGTCAAGTTGGCTCAAGTGTACACCGGAGCGGACTGCAGTGGCAAGGCTACGCTCGCGACCGAGATCAGCGGTGCGACTCTGGAAGAAGCCAAGTCGAAGCCAGAAGAGCAGAACCAACGAACGCAGACGGGCTACGTTCTTACTGTGACACAGATGCCAGAAACCACGAAGCAAATCTGTCTCAAATGCATCGGCACCGATTCTCCCACACCGAAAGAGACATGCACCTTCAAAATCGCCGTCGGCAAAAACGGGGGATCAGCGAGTGCAGGGTTCGGCCTGTCCGCTGTCACTGGCGTTGCTGTTAGTGTGTTTGTCTTGGCCACCGCCTCGCTGATTCAGTAG